CGGAGCACGACGTGGAGCTGGATATCGAGGATGACGGCCGCGTGTTCATCACCGCCAAGGACCTGGCGAGCGCCCAGGGGGCGAGGATGATGGTCGAGCAGATCATCCGCGAGCCCAAGGTCGGTGAACAGTACGACGGCACCGTGACCCGCACCACCAGCTTCGGTGCCTTCGTCGAGATACTCCCGGGTAAAGATGGATTGATCCACATCTCCAAGCTCGCCGACCGCCATATCCCACGCGTCGAGGACGTCATAAACGTCGGCGACAAGGTAAAGGTCGAGGTGATGGAGATCGACAAGATGGGAAGGATCAACCTGAGGGCACTCGATCTGAAGATACCTGACGGCCTGCCCGATTCGGGGCCACCGCGCAACGACCGCAGGCCGGAAGGGCGCAGGGATTCCAGGCCACCACGCGGCCAGTCAGGGCAGCAGGGCAGGCAGGACGGCAGGGACAGGGGCGACGCAGGCCGTCCGAGGCAGGACGGGCAGGACAGGAAGAGCTGGTAACGGGACGCCGTTTCCTATGGAGAAACACTTTCAGCGTACCGAGGGACGGAACGGCATCCGCATCCTCACGGAGCGGATGCCGAATCTGCGCAGTGTCACTACCGGGTTCTGGGTGGGGGTGGGCTCGCGCGACGAGCCCCAGGAGCTCTCCGGCATAAGCCATTTCATCGAACACCTGCTCTTCAAGGGGACCTCCCTGCGCAGCGCCAAGCGTATCGCCGAGGATTTCGATGCCATGGGAGGTGAGCTGAACGCGTTCTCCGCCAAGGAGTACACCTGTTACTATGCCAAGGTGCTGGACGAAAAGGTGGAGGACGCCTTCGAGGTCATGACCGACATGCTGCTGCGCTCGCTCATGCGGCCCCAGGACGTGGACGCGGAGCGCAAGGTGATCCTAGAGGAGATCGCCATGCATGAGGATTCCCCCGACGATATCATCCACGACCTCTTCGTATCAGCCCTGTGGGAATCGCATCCCCTGGGTCAGAGCGTGCTGGGCTACCAGAACGTCATACGCACCCTGGGGAGCGATGAGATAGCGGCCTACTTCCGCCGCTTCTATTTGCCACGCAATATCGTCATCGCGGTAGCGGGCAATATCGAGCACGAGAAAGTGGCAGGCCTGGTCGAGCGCTTCATGGATAGCGACGGGGCAAAGGGACTGCACGAGCGCCACAGCGTGGTGCCGGAGATCAGGCCCCATACCGTCGTTTACAACCGCCCCACCGAACAGGCGCATATCGTCCTCGGCACCCAGGGACTACCGCGCCAGCACCCCGCTCGTTTCGCCCTCGCCATCCTGGATAACATCCTGGGCGGGGGGATGAGTTCCAGGCTGTTCCAGAAGATAAGGGAAGAGCGTTCCCTGGCCTACTCCATCTTCTCCTACCACTCCATGTACGTCGAGACGGGCCTGGTGGCCGTCTATGCCGGCACGAACCCGGAGAACGTCTCGGCGGTGCTAGAGTTGATCAAGGAGGAGATAGACCTTCTGCTCGAAAGAGGGATCAGCGAGGAGGAACTGGAGCGCGCCAAGGGGCACATCAAGGGCAACCTGGTGCTTAGCCTCGAGGACAGCGGCAGCCGCATGACCCGGCTGGGAAAAGCGGAGATATGTGCGGGCGAGATCCTCAGCCTGGACGAGCTGCTGCGGCGCATTGACGTGATCACCACGGACGACGTGCGCAAACTGGCCAGGGACCTTTTCGGGGCGCGCAGGCTGGTGGCAACGGTCATCGGACCTTTCGGGGACAGGGAGATACAGGGCCATCTATTCTGAGCGGGAAGACCACGGCAGCGGTTTGGGTCAAGGGGGGATCGCATGATCAAGGTAGGTGTCAGCGGCGCGGGCGGGCGCATGGGCCGTGAGGTCTGCCGGGCAATCACCGCCGAGGAAGGCCTGGAACTGGTATGCGCCATCGATCCTTCCTATGCCGGAACGGTCCTCAGCGAACTGTTGCCGGGACTCGAGAGCGATATCACGGTTTCCGGTTCCCTGCAGGACCTGCACTCGTGCGGTACCGAGGTGATGGTCGACTTCAGCGTGGCCGCCGCCGCCCGCGTCGGGGTGTCCTACGCCCTGGACCGGGGCATCGCGTGCGTGGTCGGTACCACCGGACTCGAGGCAGGAGACCTCGAGGATTTCGCCCGCATCGCGGACGAGAGGGGGACCGGGTGCCTGGTGGCGCCAAACTTCGCCATCGGAGCGGTGTTGATGATGGAATTCGCCCGTCTTGCCGCGCGCCATATGCCGGCGTGCGAGATAGTGGAACTGCACCACGACCGCAAGATCGACGCTCCTTCGGGGACGGCCCTGAATACCGCGAGGATGATCCTGGAGGAAAGGGGAGTCGAGATCGCAAGCGCAGAGGCATCAGAGGCCGGGCCTCGCGGCCTGGACCTCGGAGGGATACGCGTGCATTCAGTGCGCCTGCCGGGACTGATGGCCCACCAGGAAGTTATATTCGGCGGGGCGGGACAGACCTTGAGCATACGGCACGACACCTTTGACCGCGCCTCCTTCATGCCAGGGGTGATGATGGCGGTTAAGGGGATCGTGGAGATGAAGGGGCTTGTCCTGGGCCTCGACAAGGTACTTGACGTTTAAGGCAAGCCGCTCCCGGTCCGGCGAGCGGGAGAGTGACGGCGAACGAGACGACAGGTAAGGCAGGGAGAGAGGAGGGACGGGAAGATGAGGGACCTAGCCGGGAAGATAGTCCTGATCACCGGGGCTGCGCGGGGCATGGGAAAGCTGCATGCCGAGAACTTCCACCGGGAAGGCAGCGTGGTCGTGGTCACCGATGTGGACGAGGCCGGGCTTAAGGTGACCGAGAGCGAGCTGCGCTCGCGCGGATGCAAGGTCCACGCATACGGACTGGACGTCTCCGACCGCGACGCTTGCTTTGCGCTGGCGGAAAAGGTCAGGTCCGAGGTGGGCCCCATAGACGTGCTCATCAACAATGCCGGGATCACCGAGTGCCACGCCGTACTCGACCTCTCCGAGAAGGCGGTGAGGCGCATGGCTGAGGTGAACTATATGGGGTACGTCTGGATGATGCAGGCGGTGGTCCCGGAGATGCTCAAGAGGGGATCGGGGCACGTGGTCAACGTCTGTTCCGTTGCCGGCAAGGTGGGAACAGCCAAGATGGGCGGCTACTGCGCCACGAAGTTCGCCGATATCGGCATCACCGACGCCATCCGCATGGAGACCAGGGGCAGCGGAGTGGACTTCACCATCGTCAACCCGGGCTACGTCTCCACCGGCATGTTCGAGGGAGGCAAGGTGCCCTTCATAACCAGGTGGCAGGACCCCATGAAGGTCTCCCGAGCCGTGGTGGAGGCGGTGAGGAGGAACAAGGCCGAGATCTGCGTTCCCCGGGCCAACGTGCTCCTGGTGGCCTTCCTGCGAGGGCTTTGTATGCCCAAGCTCATTGATTTCACCTTCCACCTCTTGGGCGTCGATAAGTCCATGGACGGTTGGTGCAGGGCGGGGGAGCGCCCGTTCTAGGGCTTTTCCGGCCTTGAGGTGCTAGATCCAGCCCGGCGACAAGGCTGGTCGTCGTCGCAAGCTCCTCCGAGCACCTTGCTCGCCGGGCTGGTGGCAGCGCAGACGAAGGCTCTTTGGCGAACCCAGCCTAGAACGGGCGGTGGGGATAATATAGGGCGACATCCGGGCGGGTACAGAGCCTTTGTACTGTGATAATATGCACGATTCATGGCGCGACCGACCTGGTAGTTCCCCGGGCTGGTGGCAACGCAGACGGATGCTCTCTTTCCGAAAAAGCCCGGAACGGGCGGTGGGGATAATATAGGGCGATATTCAGGTCCGAAAAATACCTGTTGGCCACATCCATGCGCGGTTCTCGTTCCCCATGATCCATATGTTGTTCCGCGACCCTGCCGTTGGCTGGTTAAAAGGTGATCGCGAGGTAAGCGTTGAACAACAGGAGTAGGATTTGGAGGAGGACGTTTTCGCTTAAAATCCTCGTGGGATCCGAGGTTGTCGTTGAAAACGACTGGAGTGAAGATGGCGACGGCTAAGAAAAAGCCGGCACGGGCGAACAAGAAGGGCAAGGTGCCGTCTACGGGCAACGCCAGGAAAGGGACCGGCGGCAGGAAGACGGAGAGAGGACTGCCGAGGAACCTGCGCGAGATCTACGGCGTGGCCATCATAACCGTGGCCGTCCTCTGTTTCCTTGCCTTCTACCTCTCCGCGCTGGGTCCGGTGGGAAGGGGGCTCGACCTCTTCTTCTCCTACGTCATGGGCGGCGTGCGCTATGCCCTACCCTTCATCCTGCTCCTGGTAGGCCTGGCGCTTTTGCTGGGCCGCCTGGGCGAGATACCCAGTGAGAAGGATGCATGGCACTTGACCTGGGTCGAACTGGCGGGGACAGCGGTGATGATCATGGCAATCTGTGCGCTGCTCAGCCTGGGACGTGGCGACGTGGAGACGATGTTTGAGCGCGCAAACCTGGAGGCCGGAGGCGGGCTCATAGGAGCGGCCATAGCTTGGCCGCTGGTAAAGATGTTCAGCAGAACGGGAGCGTACGTGCTCCTGATAGCGATGTTCATCGTCGGGTTCCTGCTCTTCACGGGTCTTACCATATCTAAGTATTTCCAAGAGAGGGTGGAGAAGAGGCGTCGCCAGCGCGCCGAGAAGAGGGCGGCGGTCCCCACGGCGGCGGCATCCATGACCGCCGGCCGGTCGCCGAGGAAAGAGGCGCCTCAACCACTTCCTGGAGTCGAGAAGGCCGGGATGTTGGTGGAGGACGGCCCGCCACCGGAGACTCCGCCCGCGCCCGAGATCCCCCCTGAAATGGCTGCTCCACCGAAACTGGTCGAGGAGGATACGGGCCAACTGGCCATCGAGGTGGAGGATGGGGGCAAAGGCAAGGCCTACAAGCTACCGCCGCTGGAGCTGCTGAGCAGGGCCGGGGAGCGCAATCCCATATCGCATAAGAGCGTGAACGAGAGCATCTCCATCCTCGAGAAGACCCTGAAGGAATTCGGAGTAGACGCGGCGGTGACGCGTGTGACGCGGGGTCCCACCGTGACCAGGTTCGAGGTCGAGCTGGGCTCGGGAGTGAAGGTGAACCGCGTGCTCAACCTGAGCGACGACATAGCCTACGCCCTGGCATCACCGGATATCAGGATAATCACCCCTATCCCGGGCAAGTCGGCCATCGGCATCGAGATCCCCAACCGCGAGAGGGACCTGGTGACCCTGGGGGACATCCTGTCCAATCCCATGGCCAGCAAGTCGCCGGGCCCGCTCAAGGTGGGTCTGGGGATGGACATATCCGGAAAGCCAGTGATGATGGACCTGCGCGAGATGCCGCACCTGCTGCTCGCGGGCGCCACCGGTACCGGGAAGAGCTGCTGCATCAACGCCATTATCGCGTCGGTGCTGGTCACTTCCCCTCCCCACGATGTGAGGATGATCATGGTCGACCCAAAGTACGTCGAGCTCTCGCACTTCAACGGCATACCCCACCTGCTCACCCCGGTGATAACCGACCCGAAGAAGGCAGCCGGTGCGCTGGCCTGGGTGGTGCGGGAGATGGAGATGCGATACCAGCTCCTCTCGAAGGCGGGGGTGAAGAGCATCATCGCCTACCGTTCGGCCCTCAAGGAGGGCCTCGAGAAGGAAAAGGACGAGAAGGGCGAGCGGCAGTTCCCCCACCTGCCGTACATACTGGTGCTCATCGACGAGCTGGCCGACCTGATGATGGTGGCCTCGGCGGAAGTAGAGGACAGCATAGCGAGGATCGCCCAGATGGCGCGGGCGGTGGGGATCCACCTGGTGGTGGCCACCCAGAGGCCTTCGGTGGACGTGGTGACCGGGATGATCAAGGCGAACATGCCTTCACGCATAGCTTTCACCGTGGCCAGCCAGGCCGATTCGAGGGTGATCCTCGACGTGGGGGGCGCGGAGAAGCTGGTGGGCCACGGCGACATGCTCTTTCTACCGGCGGGGAGCTCGAAGCCCATAAGGGTGCAGGGTTCCTACATCGCGGAGCGGGAGATCGCCGCCGTCGTCGGGTTCATCAAGCGCCAGCGCCAGGCGGACTACCAGGAGGAGATCCTGGAGGAGGCGGGCAAAGGGAGGAGAGAACAGACCCGCGAGGACGAGTTGCTGGAGGAAGCCATCGAGATCGTGGTGCTCTCCGGGATGGCCTCGGCGTCGCTGCTGCAGCGAAAACTCAGGGTCGGCTACGCGCGGGCGGCGCGTCTGGTGGACCTCATGGAGGACCTGGGCATCGTGGGGGGTTCAGAGGGCAGCAAACCCAGGGCGGTGCTCATAACCCCAGAGGAACTGGAGGAACGGAGGAGGCGCATGGGGGCGCAGCCGGAAGGGGAGGTAGCCAGTTGAGCCGCTCAGGGAGATACCATTACCGCGCCGGTGCTTTTGACGTTCTGGTTATTAAAGACATTGGTCTCTGGTATAATCAACCCAATAGGCATTGAGCAGGAGGTCGCGGTGGCCAACAGGTTGGCTCAGGAAGTCGAGAAGGTCCTTGCGGCGGCGGTCGGCGATTTCATCGCCAAGGCCACGGTGAAGAAGAACTGCGAGCTGATAGGCACCACGCCTGACGACCTGACCGCCGATCAGCTTCCGACCCTGGCCGAGAAGATCGAGAAATCCGTATCCTTCTTTTCCGGAAAGGACGTCGGCAGCGGGGTGGCGGAGAAGATCAAGGCCATAAAGATCTGATATTGCGTGGCACCGTGCCGCCAGGGCCGCGATCAGACTTAGCAACATGGTAATAGAGGAGGACCGGGGTCGAGATATGCCCGGTCCTTTTAGCGTCTCGCAAGATGGCCGTGGTGGCGGCGAGAAAAGGAACGGCCGGGGCGCTTGAAGGCGGCCGCGGCGAGGTGGTCGAGGATGATGGTGCATAAGAAGTCCTTCTTTCTGTTCAGCCTGGGTTGCCCCAAGAACGAGGTGGACTCGGACGGCCTGGCCTCGATGCTCATGAGGGAAGGCTGGGCCATGCAGCGCCATGCCCGTGATGCCGGGGTCATGGTGGTCAACACGTGCTCGTTCGTGGCCGCGGCGGTGGAGGAATCGCTGGAGACCATCATGGAGCTGGCGGACCTGAGGGAGGATGGAGGCAGGCGCCTGGTGGTCAGCGGCTGCCTGGTCTCGAGGTACGGCGGGGGTACTCTCGCTCCCCTCCTTCCCGAAGTGGACATGTGGGTCGACATGTCCGAATATCATCGCTTTGCAGCCTTGCTGGACGAGCTGATCGGCGAGGAGCCCACGGGGGAAGAAGGCGGGGGGCGGGACCGCGCTGCAACGCTTGAGCGCGGTTTCGTCTATGTCAAGATCGCAGAAGGGTGCTCGAGGAGGTGTTCCTTCTGTGCTATCCCGGCCATCAGGGGACCCCTGAGCTCGCGCCCCCGTGAAGAGATCGTGGAGGAAGCGCGCCTCTTCACGCGGCACGGGGCACGCGAGATAGTGCTCGTGGCCCAGGACACAACCTCGTACGGGCTGGATTTATACGGCCGGACCGCGCTCCCCGACCTTCTCTCGGACCTGCGTGAGGCCGTGGGAGAGGCGTGGCTGCGCGTCATGTATACGTATCCCGAGGGCGTCGATGACGCCCTCCTGCGGGCCATGGCCGATTACGGCGCCTGCCGCTATCTGGACCTTCCCTTTCAGCACTCAGACGCTGGCGTGCTCAAAGCAATGGGGAGGAGGGGGGATGCCGGGTCACACCTCCGGCTTCTGGCGAGGATAGGCGAGCTTATGGGGGAGGTGGCCTTGCGCGCCACCTTCATGGTGGGTTTCCCTGGCGAGGACGGCAGGGCCTTCGCTGATCTCGCGGCATTCGTGGCCGGCGCCCGTTTTGACTGGCTGGGGCTCTTCGGCTATTCTCAGGAGGAAGGCACCCCCGCGTTTTCCCTTGGAAAAGGGGCTTCCGCTTCCGTGACACGCGCCAGGCTGCAGGAGCTGGCCGCCGTGCAGGAGGAGATAATGCGGGAGAAAGCAGTGGCGCTGGTGGGGAACGAGATGAGAGTGCTGCTGGAGCAAGCGAGCTCGGAGGCTCCAGGCTTCTGGGAGGGCCGGACGTGGCGAGAAGCCCCCGAAATAGACGGCGTGGTCTTCGTAGCAGACACCGGGGGCTTGCGAGCGGGGAGCATGGTCGACGTGGCGATAACGTCGAGCGAAGGGGTTGACCTGGTTGGCACGGTCAAAAGGGGATAATGACGTATCGAACGCGGTGGGGAGAGGGGACAACCTGAACCTGCCCAATGCCCTTACCATGTCGCGTATGCTCATGGCGCCGCTCATCGCCTACCTGCTCTCCGACGATGACCGCCGCAGGAACGTCCTGGCGGCGATCACGGTAGGCGCCGCCGCCCTCACAGATCTCCTTGACGGACACATCGCCCGCAAACAGGGGAAGGAGACCAGGCTGGGGCAGTTTCTCGACCCCCTTGCGGACAAGATATGCATCTCCACTACCTTCATCATGCTCGCGGCGCGGCGCAGGATGCCTGCATGGGTGCCGGGGGTGATCATAGGGCGAGAGGTATTGATCACCCTCTTCAGGGTCTACGCCGGATCGCAGGGCTCCTCGGTCCCTGCGAGCATTTGGGGGAAGCTGAAGACCAACTCGCAACTCCTGGCGGTCCTTATGGTCATCCTGGGGGGCGGAGACCCCTCCCGGGCGGACCTGGAAAAAGCAGCCGTCAACCTGTCGGTGGCGCTGACCCTATATTCCGGACTCGACTACATGCGCAAGTCGGGCCGTTACCTGAGCAGGCCGGAGGGCGTGTAGGGTGCAGACATGCGCGCTGCTTGCCGTGGGAGACGAACTGCTCGACGGCAGGGTGAGCGACACCAATTCCGACTTCATCATCGAGAGGTTAACGCCCCTGGGCTTCGAGGTGGTCCTGCGCGTCAACGTCGGCGACGATCTGGCCCGCATAGGGCATGCCATTTCGCTGTGCATGGGCCTGGCCGACGTGGTGGTGGTCACCGGGGGGTTGGGGCCCACCGGGGACGACCTGACGAGGGAGGCGGTGGCCGGATCGCTGCGCCGCCCGCTCCACCGCGACGGGCGCCTGGAGGAGAGGCTGCGCGGCTTCTTCGAGACCATGGGGAGAAAGATGTCGGACACCAACCTGAAGCAGGCGGACCTGGTCGAGGGGGCCGTGCCCATCGACGCGCGCCTGGGTACGGCCCCCGGCCAGTGGATCGAGGCCGGCGGCAAGCTGATCTTCCTCGTCCCCGGCGTCCCCAGGGAGATGCGCGACATGATCGAGGGAGACGTCATCCCACTGCTCGCGCGGCGGTTCGCTTTGGAGGAGAGGGGCATGAATTCGACCTTCCTGGTCGCTGCGATGCCCGAGTCTGAACTCGCGGAACACGTGGAGAAAGCCCTGTCAGGCGTGGAGGGGGTGAGGGCCGCATACCGGGCGATGCTGGGCCAGATCGAGGTCAAACTGTCCGCACCCCACGGCCATCCCGGCTTCAGGGGGGCGGAGGAGAGGGTGAAAGCCGCCCTGGGGGCCTGGGTGGTGGCAGAGGGAGGAGAGACGCTGCAGGGGAACCTCGGGGAAGCCATGCGCGGCCGCGGGCTCACCCTGGCGGTGGCGGAGTCGCTCACGGGGGGTATGGTCGGCGAGAGGATCACCAGCGTCCCCGGCAGCTCGGACTATTTCCTTGGGAGCATCGTCGCCTACACCTACGATGCCAAGGCCGGACTGCTGGGAGTGAACGCGGGGCTGCTGCGCGAACGGGGTGCTGTGAACGAGGAAGTGGCTAAGGCAATGGCCCGGGGAGCCAGGCAGAGGTTCTCCTCGCACCTCGGTATAGCGCTGAGCGGCGTCGCGGGACCAGACGGCGGAGAGGAGGATGAACCTCCCGGTACGGTCGCCTTCGGACTGGCCGATGAAACGGGGACTTACGGCTGGATCTACCGCCTGCCCGGGGACCGAGAGATGGTACGCCAGTTCGCCACCACGATAATGCTGACCATCACTCTCCTCTATGTGCGTGGTGAGGATTATAGCCATGTCCGGTAAGGCCCTGAGGTTGTTCGTCGCGGCCGGCATACCCAGCGAGGCCAGGGACATCCTGGGGCTGGCGATGGACGGTTCGCGCGCAAAGATCGC
This portion of the Actinomycetota bacterium genome encodes:
- the rimO gene encoding 30S ribosomal protein S12 methylthiotransferase RimO encodes the protein MMVHKKSFFLFSLGCPKNEVDSDGLASMLMREGWAMQRHARDAGVMVVNTCSFVAAAVEESLETIMELADLREDGGRRLVVSGCLVSRYGGGTLAPLLPEVDMWVDMSEYHRFAALLDELIGEEPTGEEGGGRDRAATLERGFVYVKIAEGCSRRCSFCAIPAIRGPLSSRPREEIVEEARLFTRHGAREIVLVAQDTTSYGLDLYGRTALPDLLSDLREAVGEAWLRVMYTYPEGVDDALLRAMADYGACRYLDLPFQHSDAGVLKAMGRRGDAGSHLRLLARIGELMGEVALRATFMVGFPGEDGRAFADLAAFVAGARFDWLGLFGYSQEEGTPAFSLGKGASASVTRARLQELAAVQEEIMREKAVALVGNEMRVLLEQASSEAPGFWEGRTWREAPEIDGVVFVADTGGLRAGSMVDVAITSSEGVDLVGTVKRG
- a CDS encoding DNA translocase FtsK 4TM domain-containing protein, with product MATAKKKPARANKKGKVPSTGNARKGTGGRKTERGLPRNLREIYGVAIITVAVLCFLAFYLSALGPVGRGLDLFFSYVMGGVRYALPFILLLVGLALLLGRLGEIPSEKDAWHLTWVELAGTAVMIMAICALLSLGRGDVETMFERANLEAGGGLIGAAIAWPLVKMFSRTGAYVLLIAMFIVGFLLFTGLTISKYFQERVEKRRRQRAEKRAAVPTAAASMTAGRSPRKEAPQPLPGVEKAGMLVEDGPPPETPPAPEIPPEMAAPPKLVEEDTGQLAIEVEDGGKGKAYKLPPLELLSRAGERNPISHKSVNESISILEKTLKEFGVDAAVTRVTRGPTVTRFEVELGSGVKVNRVLNLSDDIAYALASPDIRIITPIPGKSAIGIEIPNRERDLVTLGDILSNPMASKSPGPLKVGLGMDISGKPVMMDLREMPHLLLAGATGTGKSCCINAIIASVLVTSPPHDVRMIMVDPKYVELSHFNGIPHLLTPVITDPKKAAGALAWVVREMEMRYQLLSKAGVKSIIAYRSALKEGLEKEKDEKGERQFPHLPYILVLIDELADLMMVASAEVEDSIARIAQMARAVGIHLVVATQRPSVDVVTGMIKANMPSRIAFTVASQADSRVILDVGGAEKLVGHGDMLFLPAGSSKPIRVQGSYIAEREIAAVVGFIKRQRQADYQEEILEEAGKGRREQTREDELLEEAIEIVVLSGMASASLLQRKLRVGYARAARLVDLMEDLGIVGGSEGSKPRAVLITPEELEERRRRMGAQPEGEVAS
- a CDS encoding CinA family nicotinamide mononucleotide deamidase-related protein gives rise to the protein MQTCALLAVGDELLDGRVSDTNSDFIIERLTPLGFEVVLRVNVGDDLARIGHAISLCMGLADVVVVTGGLGPTGDDLTREAVAGSLRRPLHRDGRLEERLRGFFETMGRKMSDTNLKQADLVEGAVPIDARLGTAPGQWIEAGGKLIFLVPGVPREMRDMIEGDVIPLLARRFALEERGMNSTFLVAAMPESELAEHVEKALSGVEGVRAAYRAMLGQIEVKLSAPHGHPGFRGAEERVKAALGAWVVAEGGETLQGNLGEAMRGRGLTLAVAESLTGGMVGERITSVPGSSDYFLGSIVAYTYDAKAGLLGVNAGLLRERGAVNEEVAKAMARGARQRFSSHLGIALSGVAGPDGGEEDEPPGTVAFGLADETGTYGWIYRLPGDREMVRQFATTIMLTITLLYVRGEDYSHVR
- the pgsA gene encoding CDP-diacylglycerol--glycerol-3-phosphate 3-phosphatidyltransferase — protein: MARSKGDNDVSNAVGRGDNLNLPNALTMSRMLMAPLIAYLLSDDDRRRNVLAAITVGAAALTDLLDGHIARKQGKETRLGQFLDPLADKICISTTFIMLAARRRMPAWVPGVIIGREVLITLFRVYAGSQGSSVPASIWGKLKTNSQLLAVLMVILGGGDPSRADLEKAAVNLSVALTLYSGLDYMRKSGRYLSRPEGV
- a CDS encoding SDR family NAD(P)-dependent oxidoreductase; its protein translation is MRDLAGKIVLITGAARGMGKLHAENFHREGSVVVVTDVDEAGLKVTESELRSRGCKVHAYGLDVSDRDACFALAEKVRSEVGPIDVLINNAGITECHAVLDLSEKAVRRMAEVNYMGYVWMMQAVVPEMLKRGSGHVVNVCSVAGKVGTAKMGGYCATKFADIGITDAIRMETRGSGVDFTIVNPGYVSTGMFEGGKVPFITRWQDPMKVSRAVVEAVRRNKAEICVPRANVLLVAFLRGLCMPKLIDFTFHLLGVDKSMDGWCRAGERPF
- the dapB gene encoding 4-hydroxy-tetrahydrodipicolinate reductase → MIKVGVSGAGGRMGREVCRAITAEEGLELVCAIDPSYAGTVLSELLPGLESDITVSGSLQDLHSCGTEVMVDFSVAAAARVGVSYALDRGIACVVGTTGLEAGDLEDFARIADERGTGCLVAPNFAIGAVLMMEFARLAARHMPACEIVELHHDRKIDAPSGTALNTARMILEERGVEIASAEASEAGPRGLDLGGIRVHSVRLPGLMAHQEVIFGGAGQTLSIRHDTFDRASFMPGVMMAVKGIVEMKGLVLGLDKVLDV
- a CDS encoding pitrilysin family protein — protein: MEKHFQRTEGRNGIRILTERMPNLRSVTTGFWVGVGSRDEPQELSGISHFIEHLLFKGTSLRSAKRIAEDFDAMGGELNAFSAKEYTCYYAKVLDEKVEDAFEVMTDMLLRSLMRPQDVDAERKVILEEIAMHEDSPDDIIHDLFVSALWESHPLGQSVLGYQNVIRTLGSDEIAAYFRRFYLPRNIVIAVAGNIEHEKVAGLVERFMDSDGAKGLHERHSVVPEIRPHTVVYNRPTEQAHIVLGTQGLPRQHPARFALAILDNILGGGMSSRLFQKIREERSLAYSIFSYHSMYVETGLVAVYAGTNPENVSAVLELIKEEIDLLLERGISEEELERAKGHIKGNLVLSLEDSGSRMTRLGKAEICAGEILSLDELLRRIDVITTDDVRKLARDLFGARRLVATVIGPFGDREIQGHLF